The window GGAATATAATGGCAGCAAAAACATGCAAAGTATGTATTGGAAGTGAAGTGAGGGAATATGAGGCGGGAACCTCCTATCAGAGGATAGCAGAAGATTTTCAGGCAAGGTATGGGCACCAGATCGTGCTTGTGTTTGTCAACCGGTTCAGGCTCCAGGAGCTGGATAAAAGGCTGGAGGGAGACTGTGAATTAGAGTTTATCACCACCGGGGATGCCATAGGATACGAGACTTACCGGAGAAGCCTGTGTTTTATGCTTGTAAAAGCAGTTCACGATGTGGGGGGCCATGAAAATGTTGAGAGGGTCAGGATCCATTTCTCGGTGAGCAAAGGATATTATTGTACCATAGAAGGGGATGTGGCATTAGACCAGGATTTTCTTGACAGAGTGGACCTGCGGATGAAGGAGCTGTGCAGGGACAGGATTCCCATAGAAAAACGTTCTATCCACACGACAGAGGCGGTGGAGTTATTTAAGAAGCATGGTATGTTTGACAAGGAAAGGCTTTTTGAGTACAGAAGAGTTTCTAAAGTCAATATTTACCGGATGAATGAATTTGAAGATTATTATTACGGGTATATGGTGCCGGATGCTGGATATCTGAAATACTATGCCCTGCATCTGTATGACGAAGGGTTTATCATACAGATGCCCACACGCTCAGAGCCTGAGAGGGTGGACGCCCTTGTTCCCAGGCCAAAGCTTTTTCAGGTATTAAAACAATCTGTACTCTGGGGGGATCAGCAAGGTATAGAGACAGTAGGCGCTTTAAACGATATGGTGACACACCGGGACATGAGCGAGGTGGTTCTTGTGCAGGAGGCATATCAGGAACGCCAGATTGGGGAAATTGCCAAAAAAATTGCAGAGCGCCCGGATGTAAAATTTATTTTGATAGCAGGGCCGTCATCTTCAGGGAAAACAACTTTTTCCCACCGTCTCTCCATACAGTTAAGGGTCAACGGCATGCGCCCCCATCCCATAGCAGTGGACAATTATTTTGTGGACCGGGAGCAGACACCCCGGGATGCTGACGGGAATTATAATTTTGAATGTCTGGAAGCAATTGATGTAAAGAAATTTAATGAAGATATGCGGGCCCTCCTGGCAGGTGAGGAGATATATCTTCCCATATTTAATTTTAAATTAGGAAAAAGGGAGTATGATGCGGTTCCCAAAAAGCTTGGAAGGCAGGATATACTTGTCATTGAGGGAATCCATTGCCTGAACCCCAGGCTGACAGAGGCGCTCAATGACGACTATAAATTTAAAATATATATCAGCGCCCTGACCCAGCTTAATATTGATGAACATAACCGGATCCCCTCCACAGATGGGCGTCTGATACGCCGTATTGTGAGAGATGCCAGGACAAGGGGGACTACTGCAAGAAATACAATCGCCATGTGGCCCTCTGTCAGAAGAGGGGAGGAAGAGAATATCTTTCCATACCAGGAAGGGGCTGACGTGATGTTCAATTCTTCCCTTTTGTATGAACTGGCTGTCCTGAAGCAATATATAGAACCTCTTTTGTTTGGCATGGATAAGAAGTGCCCAGAATATGCAGAGGCAAAAAGACTGCTGAAATTTTTTGATTATTTTGTTGGAATAGGGAGTGAATCTGTTCCTACCAACTCACTTTTAAGGGAGTTCATAGGCGGCGGCTGCTTTCATGTATAGTTAAGGCCAAAGCAAAAAGTATGTATAAAGATTTAAGAAACCCCTCCTGTATGGATTTTCTATATTTTAATCCGTACAGGAGGGGCCTCTTTAATAGGAAATTTATTTGGATTTTACTTCTCTCCAGAGCTGATTATAAACTGCGTCGTTGTCATCCCCCAGGAACTGGAAAGTCTCACAGTTGGACAGAGATTCTGGGTCAGGGAATGCGATCTTACTATTTCTAAGCCAGTCGTCCTCAATCAACTTACGTCCCTCTGTATTGGGGATAGAGTAGGTAATATAATCAAAATTCATTTTAGCTATCTCAGGGCGGCAGAGGAAATCTATAAATTTCTCCGCATTTTCTTTATGCTTGGCATTCTTGGGAATGACCCAGGAATCGATCCATAGGTTGGACCCTTCTTTTGGTATGACATATTCCAGATCAGGGTTTTCCATCTGGGTGTAGAGTGCCTCACCAGAATAAATCACCCCGATGGCAGCTTCATTGCCAATCATTTTATCCCGCACCTGGTCAATAACGTAGGCCTGTACAAGAGGCTTTTGCTCAATTAAAAGCTGTTTGGCAGCCTCCAGTTCATCTAAATCGGTAGAATTCAGGGAATAACCCAGATATTTCAATGTAATTCCAAAAGCATCGCGCACACTGTCCTGCATCAGGATGCTGTCCTTATATTTTTCATCCCAGAGGACACTCCAGCTGTCGACAGGCTCATCTACCATAGTTTTATTGTACAGGATTCCCACCGTGCCGAAGAGATAGGGAACTGAGTATTTGTTTTCAGGGTCGAACTGCCGGGACTGCTCCATATATGTCTTGTCCACATATTTGATATTTGGCATATTATCAAAGTTAATCTCTGCCAAAAGGTCATTTTCTAACATACGCTGCACCATATAATCAGAAGGGCAGACTGCATCATATGCTATGGCCCCGGACTGGACTTTTGGATACATGATTTCGTTGGTCTCATATTCTTCATATACCACATCGATCCCAGTCTCTTCCTCGAACATAGTAATGGCTTCCGGATCCAGATACTCACCCCAGTTATATACAATCACCTGGTTGCCGTCAGTACGGCTGTTCTGGGAACCGTAGAAAAACCCTCCGGCTATAATCACCACTACCATAACTGTGGGAACAAATTTCCGGAAAATAAACCGGGATATGCGGTGTGATTTCCGGATTTCAATCCGTTTTGCCGAAGAATCTGTTTTTTTATCCGGTGTGATGTTCACCAGGAAAAGGAGAACAAGCACAGTCATGAACATAATAGTTGAAAGTGCGTACATCTCCGGCTTAATACCTTTTCTGACCTCGCTGTAGATTTTGGTGGACAGCGTATCCACGCCCGGACCCTTCGTAAAATGGGTGATGACAAAATCATCTAGGGACATAGTAAAGGAGAGTAAAAATCCTGAAAATACTCCGGGCATAATATCTGGGAATACTACTTTAAAAAAAGCGTATAAAGGGGAGGCGCCCAGATCCTGTGCAGCCTCATAGGTGCTCTTGCTTGTCTGCTTTAGCTTCGGCATGACGCTGAGTATGACATAAGGTATATTAAAAGTAATATGGGCCAGCAAGATGGTGGAGAATCCTAGGGAAAACCTAAATGCAATAAACAGAAGCATCAGGGATATGCCGGTAACAATGTCTGCATTCAGCATGGGAATATTCGTAACTCCCATGAAGAGAGTGCGGAATTTAGGCTTCATTGCCTGGATGCCGATGGACGCGGCTGTACCGATGACCGTTGCTGCCAGGGCTGAGACAAGGGCAATGATCAGAGTCGTATACAGGGCATTCATAATATCCTGGTTCTGGAACAGGGAGACGTACCATTTTCCTGTAAAGCCGCCCCACTTCGCCCGGGTCTTGGCGCTGTTAAAGGACAGGACCATTAAAGTGACGATGGGAGAGTAGAGCAGGACAAAAATTAATATTAGATAGAATCGTTTCAGTGCGTTTTTAATCAAAATGCATTACCCTCCCCATTCTTGTCGTATTTGGCTATCAGCGCCATACTGGCAATAATAAAAATCATCAGGACTAAGGATAGGCCAGATCCCACATTCCAGTTGCTGCCCTGTTTAAATTCCTGTTCAATAACATTACCGATAAGAAGTATCTTACTTCCTCCCAGCAGGTCTGAGATCACGAATGTTGTCAGGGAAGGAACAAAGACCATGGTGATGCCGCTGATAATGCCAGGGATACTCAAAGGGAATATAATCTTTGAGAAGGTCTGCAGGTTATTGGCGCCCAGGTCACGGGCGGCAGAAATAACATCCTTGTCAATTTTAGACAGGACATTGTAAATGGGCAGAACCATAAAAGGGAGAAAATTATATACCATCCCGAGTATGATCGCGTAGGGCGTATTGATAATTGCCTGGGGCGGAAGATGGAAAAATGTAAGGACTGCATTGATAACCCCGTTCTTTTCCAGCAGGTTCTGCCAGGCAAGGGTGCGCAGCAGAAAATTCATCCACATGGGAAGAATAAAAATTAAAACAATAAAGCTCGTCTGGTTCACATCTTTCTCTGATAAAATCATGGCCAGAGGGTAAGCCAGGATCAGGCACAGGATGGTGCTTATAAAAGAGAGCAGCAAAGCCAGCCCCAGGGCCTTTAAATTCTCTGGGGTAGTAATCTGTGCCAGGTTCATGAATGTAAATGTCCCTTCTTTATCTGTCATGCCGTAATAGACGATCATAAGAAGGGGAATGACAATAAAAGACAGGGCCCAGAACAGATAAGGGCCTGCCAGCAGTTTTCTATTCTTCAATTCCAACAGCCTCCGCATCTTCAGATTCGGGTTTTTTCATAATCTGAATATCAAAAGGGTCAACTTTTATGCCCACCTCAGTTCCCACCGGAAACATATCTGTACTGTGTACAAGAAGCTCGTAATTATTGGCCAGGACTTCCATCTCGTAGTGGACCCCTTTAAAAATAAGGTGGGTGACTACGCCCTCAATACTTCCCTCCCCAGGTTTTACCAGGTCAATGTCTTCCGGCCGGATAACCGCATCCACAGGCGTATTCCGGCCAAAACCTACATCTACGCACTGCCATATGGCTCCCAGCATCTTCACAACTTTATCCTCCACCATGGTAGCCGGAAGGATATTACTGTCTCCGATGAAATCGGCCACAAAGGCGTTTTGAGGTTCATTGTATATGTCCTCGGGAGTGCCTATCTGCTGTATATATCCCTGGTTCATGACCACAATGGTATCGGACATAGTCAGGGCCTCTTCCTGGTCATGGGTGACATAGACGAATGTGATGCCCAGCTCATTTTTCAGCCGTATCAGCTCATACTGC of the Luxibacter massiliensis genome contains:
- a CDS encoding nucleoside kinase; the encoded protein is MAAKTCKVCIGSEVREYEAGTSYQRIAEDFQARYGHQIVLVFVNRFRLQELDKRLEGDCELEFITTGDAIGYETYRRSLCFMLVKAVHDVGGHENVERVRIHFSVSKGYYCTIEGDVALDQDFLDRVDLRMKELCRDRIPIEKRSIHTTEAVELFKKHGMFDKERLFEYRRVSKVNIYRMNEFEDYYYGYMVPDAGYLKYYALHLYDEGFIIQMPTRSEPERVDALVPRPKLFQVLKQSVLWGDQQGIETVGALNDMVTHRDMSEVVLVQEAYQERQIGEIAKKIAERPDVKFILIAGPSSSGKTTFSHRLSIQLRVNGMRPHPIAVDNYFVDREQTPRDADGNYNFECLEAIDVKKFNEDMRALLAGEEIYLPIFNFKLGKREYDAVPKKLGRQDILVIEGIHCLNPRLTEALNDDYKFKIYISALTQLNIDEHNRIPSTDGRLIRRIVRDARTRGTTARNTIAMWPSVRRGEEENIFPYQEGADVMFNSSLLYELAVLKQYIEPLLFGMDKKCPEYAEAKRLLKFFDYFVGIGSESVPTNSLLREFIGGGCFHV
- a CDS encoding extracellular solute-binding protein, coding for MIKNALKRFYLILIFVLLYSPIVTLMVLSFNSAKTRAKWGGFTGKWYVSLFQNQDIMNALYTTLIIALVSALAATVIGTAASIGIQAMKPKFRTLFMGVTNIPMLNADIVTGISLMLLFIAFRFSLGFSTILLAHITFNIPYVILSVMPKLKQTSKSTYEAAQDLGASPLYAFFKVVFPDIMPGVFSGFLLSFTMSLDDFVITHFTKGPGVDTLSTKIYSEVRKGIKPEMYALSTIMFMTVLVLLFLVNITPDKKTDSSAKRIEIRKSHRISRFIFRKFVPTVMVVVIIAGGFFYGSQNSRTDGNQVIVYNWGEYLDPEAITMFEEETGIDVVYEEYETNEIMYPKVQSGAIAYDAVCPSDYMVQRMLENDLLAEINFDNMPNIKYVDKTYMEQSRQFDPENKYSVPYLFGTVGILYNKTMVDEPVDSWSVLWDEKYKDSILMQDSVRDAFGITLKYLGYSLNSTDLDELEAAKQLLIEQKPLVQAYVIDQVRDKMIGNEAAIGVIYSGEALYTQMENPDLEYVIPKEGSNLWIDSWVIPKNAKHKENAEKFIDFLCRPEIAKMNFDYITYSIPNTEGRKLIEDDWLRNSKIAFPDPESLSNCETFQFLGDDNDAVYNQLWREVKSK
- a CDS encoding ABC transporter permease, giving the protein MKNRKLLAGPYLFWALSFIVIPLLMIVYYGMTDKEGTFTFMNLAQITTPENLKALGLALLLSFISTILCLILAYPLAMILSEKDVNQTSFIVLIFILPMWMNFLLRTLAWQNLLEKNGVINAVLTFFHLPPQAIINTPYAIILGMVYNFLPFMVLPIYNVLSKIDKDVISAARDLGANNLQTFSKIIFPLSIPGIISGITMVFVPSLTTFVISDLLGGSKILLIGNVIEQEFKQGSNWNVGSGLSLVLMIFIIASMALIAKYDKNGEGNAF
- a CDS encoding ABC transporter ATP-binding protein — its product is MSNKLIDIVNITKSFDENVVLDQLNLYIRENEFLTLLGPSGCGKTTLLRILGGFETPDSGDIIFDGKNINSLPPNRRQLNTVFQKYALFSHMSIAENIAFGLKIRGKTKGYIQDKIRYALKLVNLEGYEARTPDSLSGGQQQRIAIARAIVNEPKVLLLDEPLGALDLKLRQDMQYELIRLKNELGITFVYVTHDQEEALTMSDTIVVMNQGYIQQIGTPEDIYNEPQNAFVADFIGDSNILPATMVEDKVVKMLGAIWQCVDVGFGRNTPVDAVIRPEDIDLVKPGEGSIEGVVTHLIFKGVHYEMEVLANNYELLVHSTDMFPVGTEVGIKVDPFDIQIMKKPESEDAEAVGIEE